Proteins encoded in a region of the Synechococcus sp. BIOS-U3-1 genome:
- a CDS encoding aspartate carbamoyltransferase catalytic subunit, translating to MSAWTHRHILDLAAFSLEDFATVLELAHRFRSMPATGARRLPALQGRLVATLFFEPSTRTRSSFELAAKRLSADVSSFSPSSSSLSKGESLLDTARTYVAMGADMLVVRHRCTGVPRQLAEALERTGERTVILNAGDGLHSHPSQGLLDLYTLAHHFAPSRPLPQALDGRRIVIVGDVLHSRVARSNLWALTACGAEVVLCGPPSLLPDAFANFIAGPPPGQASDPVAKRGSLTICRDLDAALNGADAVMTLRLQKERMRQHLLSALDRYHRDYGLSHERLARCGASIPVLHPGPVNRGIEMSGALLDDLSANLVESQVSNGIPIRMALLYLMAAAESSVDSPALG from the coding sequence TTGAGCGCCTGGACACACCGACACATCCTTGATCTCGCAGCCTTTTCGTTAGAAGACTTTGCGACTGTCCTGGAGTTGGCCCATCGCTTCAGATCGATGCCGGCCACAGGTGCTCGTCGCCTGCCTGCCCTGCAGGGTCGCTTGGTGGCCACCCTGTTTTTTGAGCCAAGCACGCGGACCCGCAGCAGTTTCGAGCTGGCTGCCAAGCGCCTTTCTGCAGACGTCTCCAGTTTTTCGCCCTCGAGCAGTTCGCTCAGCAAGGGGGAGTCACTGCTCGATACAGCACGCACTTATGTGGCCATGGGCGCCGACATGCTCGTGGTGCGTCACCGCTGCACGGGTGTGCCTCGCCAGCTGGCGGAAGCCCTCGAACGCACCGGTGAACGCACCGTGATCCTTAATGCCGGTGATGGTCTGCACAGCCATCCCAGTCAGGGACTGCTCGATCTTTATACCCTTGCTCACCACTTTGCCCCCAGTCGTCCTCTGCCGCAGGCTCTGGATGGTCGTCGCATCGTGATTGTTGGCGATGTGCTCCATTCCCGTGTGGCGCGCTCAAATCTTTGGGCTCTGACTGCCTGTGGTGCCGAAGTCGTGCTCTGCGGTCCGCCCAGTTTGCTGCCAGATGCTTTCGCCAATTTCATCGCTGGACCGCCGCCAGGCCAGGCCAGTGATCCCGTTGCGAAGCGCGGTTCGTTGACCATCTGCCGCGACCTTGATGCTGCGCTGAATGGGGCTGATGCGGTGATGACCCTGCGCTTGCAGAAGGAACGCATGCGTCAGCACCTGCTCAGCGCACTTGATCGTTACCACCGTGATTACGGTCTCAGCCATGAGCGCTTGGCTCGATGCGGCGCTTCGATTCCTGTGCTGCACCCTGGCCCAGTCAACCGGGGGATCGAGATGAGTGGTGCCCTGCTCGATGACCTGAGCGCCAACCTGGTGGAGAGTCAGGTGAGCAATGGAATCCCAATCAGGATGGCCTTGCTTTATTTGATGGCAGCGGCGGAATCCTCTGTGGACTCTCCTGCTTTGGGTTGA
- a CDS encoding NAD(P)/FAD-dependent oxidoreductase, which translates to MAGEHYFLELDPPQERLRHAPHVVIVGGGFAGVRACKALAKADVRVTLIDKRNFNLFQPLLYQVATGLVSSGDVATPLRQLVGRQSNVQVLLGEVTEIKPEEKQIVFSGKAYSYDHLVLATGSGSTFFGHEEWRTFAPPMKILEHAEEIRRRLLMAMEQAEQTPDPEARRFLQTVVIVGGGPSGCEMAGAASELMRNAMRKEFRQLNLENTRIILVDPGDRVLRAMPKELSQAAQKTLSALGVEFLFKGRVQSMQPGEVIVGTPDGERRLQAATVIWTAGVRPSHLGRKLADSVGCETDRAGRVIVEPDFSMKGHPEIRVVGDLCCYKHTRDGNQLPGMAGPATQAGGFVGKDIAAIVAGGSRPNFSWFDFGSMAVLDRVDAVADLRGLKFKGGLGWLLWAAAHLAFMPNEENRFSLLLKWIFAVVSQARASMLLTGMPSQHMGLDAPDAAFPMAPGAGPSISEPGAALRAAMDYYSNQVSGLSPQPKAGESTEDSAAAIK; encoded by the coding sequence ATGGCTGGAGAGCATTATTTCCTCGAGCTGGATCCACCTCAAGAGCGCCTTCGTCATGCGCCCCACGTCGTCATTGTGGGCGGCGGATTTGCGGGTGTTCGTGCCTGCAAGGCGCTGGCCAAGGCAGACGTTCGCGTCACCCTGATCGACAAACGCAACTTCAATTTGTTCCAGCCTCTGCTTTATCAAGTTGCGACAGGGCTGGTCTCTAGCGGTGATGTAGCAACTCCCTTACGACAGCTCGTCGGACGCCAAAGCAACGTGCAGGTTCTGCTTGGCGAAGTGACTGAGATCAAGCCAGAAGAGAAGCAGATCGTCTTCAGCGGCAAGGCCTACAGCTATGACCACCTAGTGCTGGCAACAGGATCCGGAAGCACCTTCTTTGGCCACGAAGAGTGGCGGACCTTTGCACCACCGATGAAAATCCTGGAGCACGCCGAAGAGATCAGACGGCGGTTGCTGATGGCCATGGAGCAGGCCGAACAGACTCCTGACCCTGAGGCACGTCGCTTCCTACAGACCGTCGTGATCGTTGGAGGAGGGCCCTCCGGTTGCGAAATGGCAGGAGCCGCCTCCGAGTTAATGCGCAATGCCATGCGCAAGGAATTTCGCCAGCTGAATCTGGAAAACACCAGGATCATTCTGGTCGACCCAGGCGACCGCGTCCTCAGAGCGATGCCCAAAGAGCTCTCTCAAGCTGCGCAGAAAACGTTGTCAGCGCTTGGCGTGGAGTTTCTGTTCAAAGGGCGTGTTCAGAGCATGCAACCCGGTGAAGTGATTGTGGGAACACCCGATGGTGAGCGCCGTCTGCAGGCAGCCACAGTGATCTGGACCGCCGGTGTTCGGCCCTCTCACCTGGGGCGCAAATTGGCGGATTCCGTGGGCTGCGAGACGGACCGTGCCGGCCGCGTGATTGTGGAGCCAGACTTCTCCATGAAGGGGCATCCCGAGATCCGAGTGGTGGGTGATCTCTGCTGCTACAAGCACACCCGAGATGGAAATCAGCTGCCTGGAATGGCAGGACCTGCAACCCAAGCAGGAGGATTTGTGGGCAAAGATATTGCCGCAATTGTGGCCGGCGGATCACGGCCGAATTTCAGTTGGTTTGATTTCGGCAGCATGGCCGTACTGGATCGCGTCGACGCGGTCGCAGACTTGCGTGGATTGAAATTCAAGGGCGGTCTTGGCTGGCTGCTTTGGGCCGCTGCTCACCTCGCCTTCATGCCCAATGAGGAGAATCGCTTCTCGTTACTACTGAAATGGATCTTTGCGGTGGTCTCTCAAGCCAGAGCATCGATGTTGCTGACAGGCATGCCAAGTCAGCACATGGGGTTGGACGCACCGGATGCTGCGTTCCCGATGGCACCAGGCGCAGGCCCATCCATCTCAGAGCCTGGAGCAGCACTGCGAGCAGCGATGGACTACTACTCCAATCAGGTTTCCGGTCTTTCACCTCAACCCAAAGCAGGAGAGTCCACAGAGGATTCCGCCGCTGCCATCAAATAA
- a CDS encoding DUF565 domain-containing protein, whose protein sequence is MTAPLQATRLQRTFGEATTRLDLWATNPWRRASLLLIALTGSFMIGNGVASVSGALNLMDPVAAMLSVGLMEVMVRARRHWAKERNSHLGRQLLDMTRIGLLYGLLLEGFKLL, encoded by the coding sequence GTGACAGCGCCTCTCCAAGCGACACGACTTCAGCGAACGTTCGGCGAAGCCACGACGAGGCTTGATCTGTGGGCGACTAATCCCTGGAGGAGAGCATCACTCCTGCTCATCGCCCTAACGGGAAGTTTCATGATCGGGAACGGAGTGGCTTCCGTCTCAGGTGCTCTCAATCTGATGGATCCTGTGGCAGCGATGCTCAGTGTCGGGCTGATGGAAGTAATGGTTCGGGCAAGAAGGCACTGGGCCAAAGAACGCAACAGTCACTTAGGTCGACAACTGCTCGATATGACGCGAATTGGGCTGCTTTATGGATTGCTACTTGAAGGATTCAAGTTGCTTTAA
- a CDS encoding PCP reductase family protein, producing MRSRLNWSAEAEKLLKEVPFFVRPAVRRRIESMARECLLDCIDSSFYARARAKFAKR from the coding sequence TTGAGATCAAGGTTGAATTGGAGTGCTGAAGCAGAGAAGTTGCTCAAGGAAGTCCCCTTTTTTGTGCGCCCGGCAGTTCGCCGAAGGATTGAATCAATGGCCCGGGAGTGCCTACTTGACTGCATTGATTCAAGTTTTTACGCCAGAGCCAGGGCGAAGTTTGCGAAGCGCTAA
- the isiD gene encoding protein IsiD: MLITPERLASFDEASVAMLARRLEYDDYPTPFEGLSDWHLLRALAIHRPELTAPYAHLIDQEPFDED; the protein is encoded by the coding sequence ATGCTGATCACTCCGGAGCGACTGGCTTCCTTTGATGAGGCATCAGTTGCGATGCTGGCGCGCCGTTTGGAGTACGACGACTACCCAACTCCCTTTGAAGGCTTGAGTGACTGGCATCTGTTAAGGGCCCTCGCCATCCATCGACCGGAGCTCACCGCTCCCTATGCCCATCTGATCGACCAGGAACCCTTCGACGAGGACTGA